The segment TGGTCAATGGTTGCGCGCGCCATGAGGCTGGGGCTTGCAAGTGTAGGAATCGCCTCAAAGGATTCGCCCCGGTCCCACAGATACAGCGGAGAGAAAAGGGCTCTCAAGCCGACACGCTCAACCGCCTCCGCCGCTGCTTCCGTTGAGAAGAGCGATCCCGGTTCAATGAACATCGTGAAACCGTTACGAAGCATCTCAATTCCCGCCATGGTGGTCGCTGCGGCTTCATCCGCGTCGGTAACGCTTGCTTTCCAATCCGCAAAGTTGGCAGGCAAGGATTCCGCATCGTGGTAGCTACTGAAAATGCCCCGGCAGCTGGTATGTACAATGTGATTGTGAGCATCAATGAAACCGGGGTGCACGATACCACCTGAAGCGTCGATCATCTCCCGCGCATCAAAGCTTTGTCGCAGCTCGGCATCAGCCCCAACCGCCACGATGCGAGAACCGGTGATCGCCACCGCTCCCGGACTATAGATCCTGCGATCCGGATCCATTGAAAAAACCTGACCGTTATGAATGAGAATATCGCATGTTTTTTTGTTCATGACTATACCTAACTATTTGCTAGTTTACCGCCTTGCCTTGGGCAATCAAACTCCCAGATTAAAGTGAAAAGTATATCACCAATCCTGTACCGATCCGTCCTCCCGCCGCAAATGGGTAGGATACTTTGACGAATGCGGATATTTGGCCGCTGCTTCCTCATTCAAATCAATCCCTAAGCCCGGCGCATCGCTTGCGATAAGATACCCGTCCTCTGTCCGCATATCGTTGGGGATGACCTCGTTCATCCAATCCGTGTGCACCCCATACTCCTGTACCGCGCAGTTCGGAACTGACATGTTCAAATGCAGCATCGCCGCAGTGCTGACGGGACTTCCTGTGTAGTGACAGGCAAGCTCTTGATAATGCACCTCTCCCATCGCTGCAATCTTTTTCCCTTCGGTGATTCCGCCGCTATGGCAGATGTCCACCCGAAGATAGTCAATTAGCTCCCCTTCAATCAGTTCACGAAACAGCCATTTTGTCGGCAGCTGTTCGCCCGTGCCAATTGGCACGTTTGTATGCGCTCTGAGTGTCGCAAACGAGGCTGGATTTTCGGAACGGATGGGGTCTTCAACGAAGAATGGATGGTACTCTTCAATTCCATTGCACAACTGAATAGCGTGGGGTGGTGTAAGGCGTGTATGCACCTCAAAGATGATTTCAATTTCATCGCCGACTGCCTCCCGCACCGCTTTCATATACTCAATTCCACGCAGGGTCGCTTCCTTCTGATTAAAGCCACCATCGCAGCGAATCGGTGAGATGCGTAGTACCTTCCACCCTTCATCTATCATCTGCTTTGCGCCTTCCAGACCGGCATGTCGATAGACCAGAACCTTGTCTCGCGTCGCTCCACCAAGCAGCCGATAGGTCGGCACACCGAGTGCTTTTCCTGCCAAATCCCACAGCGCGATGTCTATCCCTGCTAGGGCGGACTGCAGCACGGGACCACCACGCCAGAATGTGCCTCGAAAGATATCCTGCCATATATGTTCGATTCGGGTTGCGTCTTGACCCATCAGGAGCGGTTTGAGATGATGTTCCAACGCCCCAACAACAGCCAAGGATCTGCCGCTTAACGAGGCTTCTCCAACGCCGTATATCCCCTCGTCAGTCTCGATCTTGACATATACAAACTGATCCACAACAAATACTTTAAGATCTGTGATTTTCATAGTATTCCCCTCGTTACGCCGGTGGGCTTTGCACTCGGCAATAGGTGAAATGTGGTTTGGGCAGCTACTCTAGGCCTAACTCGACCCATTTGGCGGTCAGCCGTTGGATACGCGGACGATCGCTGTGCAGAAAAGCGTCAGAAAATACCTGTCCCGGTCGACTGTACTGCAATCGCTGAATCAAATTCAAAACGCCTTGATGATTTTCCTTCAACAGGGCTATATCCGCTGCGGTGGTGGGTTTAGGCACGAAATTGACCGCTAGATGCCGACGACCCACTCTGCCGCCGAACGACGCATGCCATGTGTTCATATCCGAGAAGAAGACATCTCCGGGCTGCGATTCGAGCGGAAAACAGGGGACATCGGTGCCGGGGAGACCGAACTGCGAACTGGGTTTGAGCGTTTCGTGCAGGGGGGTGCGATGGGAACCGGGAATTACACGCAGACAACCTGTCTCTTTTGTCAGCGGATCGAGATACAACGATACCTTCATGGGTCGATACTCCAACCGAGTCCCATCTGGATGCCAATCCGTATCACCTACATAAAGGTTTCCCTCGGAACAGAGCCACATGAATCCTTCTCCAAGCAGGGATTCGACTGTCTGGTATATGCGATCATCCTCCACCAAATCCGTCAGCAAAGGGGTGATTTCGGCGATACCGTAGAGCGACTGCCGACTCTCCCCCGGAAACGGCTGTCCGCCCCGCTCTTTGTCGAGCAGTTCATCGAATTTTTGAGAAATTGCGTCCATTTCATCGGGTTGGAACGCTTGTCTCAGCACCAAAAATCCAAACGTTTGGAAATACGCAATCTGTTCTTCTGTTATCACAATCTTTCTCCTATTGAGCCGGCCTATCGCACCAAAAAGTGTACTATCCTATTGAAACGGCACAGGTATTTTGTCTCCATGCCAAGGAAAAGCGTAGCTCGGCGAATTTGCAAAGCGGCGCATACCAATCTCCAACCGAATCGTTCTCGAAGGCGGGAGTTCAACGGCGAAGAATTTCGCGTCAACCGGAACAACCCGCTCCGATGAACCATCTGAGTCTACTTCCTGAAACTGCACTCTAGTAAATTGGTGCTCCCCGAAAGCCCCCGCTTGGATGATAACATTTCGGGTTTCAGTTCTGCTGAGATTCACAAGTTGAACCCCCACCATGTCCGATCCCAACTTGTCGACAAGGGCGGCAACATCCTCCGGGACGCCGGGTCGAGCGCGGTCCGGATCGAAGTAACGTACGGTCGCCCGCAGAAGTCCACCGGTATAAACGGCTTGCGGCGCACCCAACATCACCTGCGTCAACCCCTTCGTAAGGACAAAGTGCGGGGGTTGTTGATTATCCGCGATTATTGTCTCAACATCACGGGTATCGTTACGTGCCTCCTCAAACAACCCCAAAGCCCCTTCATATTCGACATCCAATATTTTTTGGGGCCAATCGGGATTTTTCCCATCGTAGTATTGAAATCGCCCGTACTCTGTGTTCCCGTCATTCTTTTCTGCTTCAAACATAACGTGGTTCCAATCGCGCTCTACGTCACCTTCCCGCACCCTCGTAATCAACTCGTAATCTTGGGGTTCCATTGAGGCGTGATAGAGATGCGCCAAGTCTTTCATCCGCATCGGTTCATACGCTTCCCAGCCGTTGGGACCGTATCGCGTTGGAACGAGGAGTTGGCCGTCATCGCGCGTAACGGCGTTGTCTAGCAGGAGTTTAATCTGTGAACGGAGGAGTTCGAGATAGCTGAAGTCCCCGGTGAGCAAGAGCGCACATTCGGCACCGACGATGATCGAGTTGAACATGATATCGCCCGCCCAATAACTGTTCCATCCGTAAAGACCGCCCCACCACTGACCCTGACGGTGTTCACCAATCTTGCCTGTGGGTCCGACGTTGTCTGGGATAATCCCATTGTTAGCTCTGATCCGATCTATCCACGCTTCCGTGTATTCGAGGACCCACCGCTTGTACTTGTCGTCCCCTGTATACATATACGCATTGGTCACCAGCGCGGTAGATCCTAAACTATGTGCTACGTCCCCATTGAGGACGATCTGCTCAAACAGTTTCGAGATTTCGTCTCTTCTCTGCGGGTGCTCATACCAGTTCGATTCCAACTCCTTAACGACCGGATAAAGCGTTGATCGCATACCCATAGCCTTACTGGGATCCTCTCCAATTCTCCCTGCAAGCCAAGCTTTTACCTGGTGGAGATCGGGATGGACACAGGGACCTCGGCTAGTTTGAACGGGAGAGCGAAATATTTTATACTCGGCGTCATAATTAGGGGCTTGTGGGTCTTCGCCGATATGCATCGCGGCGAACTGTTTAGCACGTCGCACATTCTCCGAAATAGTGGGACTAGCAACACCGAAATCATAGAAAGCCATGTTGCCTTCGCCCAAATGATGCCATTCCGCCGCACCGGGCTGCGCTAAATTGTAGTACTCCCTATGGACCTGCTGCGAGAAGCGTGGATGCTCCCGATGCACAATCTCGTCACTAGTGATACGGGTCGATGCGTTCCAGCACAATAGTGCCATTTCGAGTAGACGCTCATCCGCCCCCATAGCGTAGAAAAGTCCCCAGTTATAA is part of the Candidatus Poribacteria bacterium genome and harbors:
- a CDS encoding mandelate racemase/muconate lactonizing enzyme family protein, giving the protein MKITDLKVFVVDQFVYVKIETDEGIYGVGEASLSGRSLAVVGALEHHLKPLLMGQDATRIEHIWQDIFRGTFWRGGPVLQSALAGIDIALWDLAGKALGVPTYRLLGGATRDKVLVYRHAGLEGAKQMIDEGWKVLRISPIRCDGGFNQKEATLRGIEYMKAVREAVGDEIEIIFEVHTRLTPPHAIQLCNGIEEYHPFFVEDPIRSENPASFATLRAHTNVPIGTGEQLPTKWLFRELIEGELIDYLRVDICHSGGITEGKKIAAMGEVHYQELACHYTGSPVSTAAMLHLNMSVPNCAVQEYGVHTDWMNEVIPNDMRTEDGYLIASDAPGLGIDLNEEAAAKYPHSSKYPTHLRREDGSVQDW
- a CDS encoding phytanoyl-CoA dioxygenase family protein gives rise to the protein MITEEQIAYFQTFGFLVLRQAFQPDEMDAISQKFDELLDKERGGQPFPGESRQSLYGIAEITPLLTDLVEDDRIYQTVESLLGEGFMWLCSEGNLYVGDTDWHPDGTRLEYRPMKVSLYLDPLTKETGCLRVIPGSHRTPLHETLKPSSQFGLPGTDVPCFPLESQPGDVFFSDMNTWHASFGGRVGRRHLAVNFVPKPTTAADIALLKENHQGVLNLIQRLQYSRPGQVFSDAFLHSDRPRIQRLTAKWVELGLE